In Streptomyces ambofaciens ATCC 23877, a single genomic region encodes these proteins:
- a CDS encoding type II toxin-antitoxin system PemK/MazF family toxin: MQRGEVWWADFDERRPIVLLSGDEPSGLQAIQVVAPAGVDISGLGVEVAIGAQEGLPFEGVLRFALPRPGLTPCTWLTTVAQDDLIERAGVLSCAKLSEVEEALHAAGQRRKWTPTTLARLHQIKDAHRAAGLE; this comes from the coding sequence ATGCAACGCGGCGAAGTCTGGTGGGCCGACTTCGACGAGCGACGTCCCATCGTGCTGCTGTCGGGCGACGAGCCCTCCGGGCTCCAGGCCATCCAGGTCGTTGCACCAGCGGGCGTCGACATCAGCGGCCTGGGCGTCGAAGTGGCGATAGGCGCCCAGGAAGGACTCCCCTTCGAAGGCGTGCTGCGGTTCGCCCTCCCGCGTCCAGGCCTCACTCCCTGCACCTGGCTGACCACCGTGGCCCAAGACGACCTGATCGAGCGGGCGGGCGTGCTGTCCTGCGCGAAGCTCAGCGAGGTCGAAGAAGCCCTCCACGCCGCCGGACAGAGAAGAAAGTGGACCCCGACAACGCTGGCCAGGCTCCACCAGATCAAAGACGCCCACCGCGCCGCAGGACTCGAGTAG
- a CDS encoding DUF6624 domain-containing protein has protein sequence MAHDVAALAVELADMAAADHQCAVRANSDDPADQLAWRRLTARHGDRLGEIMDEYGWPTAELVGEEAARAAWLIAQHADRQLDVQRRALHLMQQAVSAGAASPRELAFLCDRTLVNEGRKQVYGTQIAGLKDGAPIPWPCEEPERMNELRAEVGIEPFDEYVAKFSPA, from the coding sequence GTGGCGCACGACGTTGCCGCGCTGGCCGTGGAGCTCGCGGACATGGCTGCAGCCGATCACCAGTGCGCAGTCCGCGCGAACAGCGATGACCCTGCCGACCAGCTGGCCTGGCGGCGGCTGACCGCCCGGCACGGTGACCGGCTGGGCGAGATCATGGACGAATACGGCTGGCCCACGGCAGAACTGGTCGGTGAGGAGGCCGCACGCGCAGCCTGGCTGATCGCCCAGCACGCCGACCGGCAACTCGATGTGCAGCGGCGCGCCCTCCACCTGATGCAGCAGGCGGTGTCGGCGGGCGCGGCAAGCCCGCGCGAGCTGGCCTTCCTGTGCGACCGCACGCTGGTCAACGAGGGACGCAAGCAGGTCTACGGCACTCAAATCGCCGGCCTGAAGGACGGGGCACCGATTCCGTGGCCTTGTGAAGAGCCCGAGCGCATGAACGAACTCCGAGCAGAAGTCGGGATCGAGCCCTTCGACGAGTACGTTGCCAAGTTCTCCCCGGCCTGA
- a CDS encoding cytochrome P450 family protein: MVSVQGCPYAFDASGGDVQGEAARLRERGVVAAAVLPGGVGAWAVTGAEEIRALLTDGRVSKDAYRHWPAWREGRVEQAWPLAIWVSVRNMVTAYGADHTRLRRLVASAFTVRRVEVLRGRVEEITASLLDALQERPGGGPVDVRREFACLLPMQVLTELFGIPVAYRERLRRIILGFFDTAVSLADAQRNAADLYQMMDDLVACKRRVPGDDLTSALIAVRDEDGSRLSERELVDNLILLYTAGYETTVNLLDNTIALLLAHPGQLELVRSGVAGWDDAVEEALRLEAPGANGILRFAVEDVEVGGVVIPAGDPVVISYAGAGRDPVVHGEDAGRYDVTRATRRSHLSFGHGTHYCIGAPLARMEAQIALSGLFTRFPGLQLAVAYEELRPLQSFISNGHRELPVLLGPAAAAGAGAGEGRAGEQPAARPVPAATA, translated from the coding sequence ATGGTGTCTGTGCAGGGGTGCCCGTATGCGTTTGATGCGTCGGGTGGGGATGTGCAGGGGGAAGCGGCGCGGTTGCGTGAGCGGGGGGTGGTGGCGGCTGCGGTGTTGCCGGGCGGGGTGGGGGCGTGGGCGGTGACGGGTGCGGAGGAGATCAGGGCTCTGCTGACGGACGGGCGGGTGTCGAAGGATGCCTACCGGCACTGGCCTGCGTGGCGTGAGGGGCGGGTGGAGCAGGCGTGGCCGCTGGCGATCTGGGTGTCGGTGCGGAACATGGTGACGGCGTACGGGGCGGATCACACGCGGTTGCGGCGGCTGGTGGCGTCGGCGTTCACGGTGCGGCGGGTGGAGGTGCTGCGGGGGCGGGTCGAGGAGATCACGGCTTCTTTGCTGGATGCTCTGCAGGAGCGGCCGGGGGGCGGGCCGGTGGATGTGCGGCGGGAGTTCGCCTGTCTGCTGCCGATGCAGGTGCTCACCGAGCTGTTCGGTATTCCGGTGGCCTACCGGGAGCGGCTGCGGCGGATCATTCTGGGGTTCTTCGATACGGCGGTGTCGCTGGCGGACGCGCAGCGCAATGCCGCGGACCTGTATCAGATGATGGATGATCTGGTGGCGTGCAAGCGCAGGGTGCCGGGGGACGATCTGACCAGTGCGCTGATCGCGGTGCGTGACGAGGACGGTTCGCGGCTCAGTGAGCGGGAGCTGGTGGACAATCTGATCCTGCTGTACACGGCCGGGTACGAGACGACGGTCAATCTCCTGGACAACACGATCGCGTTGCTGCTGGCCCATCCCGGCCAGCTCGAGCTGGTGCGTTCGGGCGTGGCGGGCTGGGACGACGCGGTGGAGGAGGCGCTGCGGCTGGAGGCGCCGGGTGCGAACGGCATCCTGCGTTTCGCGGTCGAGGACGTGGAGGTGGGCGGGGTGGTCATCCCCGCGGGTGACCCGGTGGTGATCTCGTATGCGGGGGCGGGGCGTGATCCGGTGGTGCACGGCGAGGACGCCGGCCGCTACGACGTCACCCGCGCCACGCGCCGCAGTCACCTGTCCTTCGGGCACGGCACGCATTACTGCATCGGTGCTCCGCTGGCCCGGATGGAGGCGCAGATCGCGCTGAGCGGCCTGTTCACCCGCTTCCCCGGCCTGCAGCTCGCGGTGGCCTACGAAGAGCTGCGTCCGCTGCAGTCGTTCATCTCCAACGGTCATCGTGAGCTGCCTGTGCTGCTGGGTCCCGCGGCGGCCGCCGGTGCGGGTGCGGGTGAGGGGCGGGCCGGGGAGCAGCCCGCGGCGCGGCCCGTCCCGGCAGCGACCGCCTGA